The following proteins come from a genomic window of Streptomyces sp. NBC_01716:
- a CDS encoding sigma-54-dependent Fis family transcriptional regulator, with protein sequence MLSDSTERDRTIARARLHFLTNAEPPAAIVPEGIRNSWQRSKYLGVGTDEVVVPYQPDYDRESRLVRAATPVLDRLEQALAGSDACVIVTDRKGWVRDRRVGEKRLSAHLDRVHLAPGFNYAEQFVGTNGIGVALEERRPNVVLGTEHFNERLQNVSCAAAPIRNSVTGRVEGAMNLTCWNGPARTLMTALVQEAVSDIERMMYEFSTSHQRALLEAFQQVTHYGDRPVLCLGQDLVLANSAASARLTGDDHRLLHEAAAELGHAPRTRKQVQLTGGETVLMRCRQVDSSAGAAGYLLELAFADRPSDQGHPRNGSGSRQEQVATRPWPLPGLAGTDPAWNTVSRTVSRCAREGTPLLLHGESGTGKSALVGATHALTGAASAPVIVDAMDPRATDAETDLPAALRAAPTGPGRALVLRNVDAVTPEQGPAVARALEAAAAQGTWIVGTLHGAPGVPEPLRRCFVEAATVPALRHRLADLPALVDCLLRRMGAGVECAPEVLPLLRRHDWPGNIRQLSLALCEAAAGRRTYRIELRDLPPSLHSPGSRSLSAWEASERDTLVQALLEVDGNKLLAAQRLGISRTTIYRKMRAYGITLPARH encoded by the coding sequence ATGCTCAGTGACAGCACGGAGCGGGACCGGACCATCGCGCGAGCACGCCTGCACTTCCTCACGAACGCGGAACCGCCTGCGGCGATCGTGCCCGAGGGCATCCGAAACTCCTGGCAGCGTTCCAAATACCTGGGGGTCGGCACGGACGAGGTGGTCGTCCCCTACCAGCCGGACTACGACCGGGAGAGCCGCTTGGTCCGCGCCGCCACGCCGGTCCTTGACCGTCTGGAACAGGCGCTGGCGGGTTCGGACGCCTGTGTGATCGTGACGGACCGAAAAGGGTGGGTACGCGATCGCCGCGTCGGGGAGAAGCGGCTGTCGGCGCACCTGGACCGGGTCCACCTGGCGCCCGGCTTCAACTACGCCGAACAGTTCGTCGGCACGAACGGCATCGGGGTCGCGCTGGAGGAGCGCAGGCCCAACGTGGTCCTCGGCACCGAGCACTTCAACGAACGCCTGCAGAACGTCTCCTGCGCGGCTGCCCCGATCCGTAACTCGGTCACCGGACGAGTCGAGGGAGCCATGAACCTGACGTGCTGGAACGGCCCGGCGCGCACTCTCATGACAGCCCTGGTGCAGGAGGCCGTCAGCGACATCGAGCGCATGATGTACGAGTTCAGCACCTCGCACCAGCGCGCCCTGCTGGAAGCGTTCCAGCAGGTGACCCACTACGGCGACCGGCCGGTGCTCTGCCTCGGCCAGGATCTCGTGCTCGCCAACTCCGCCGCATCGGCGAGACTCACCGGCGACGACCACCGGCTGCTGCACGAGGCCGCCGCCGAACTGGGGCACGCGCCGCGCACCCGCAAGCAGGTGCAGCTGACCGGCGGAGAGACGGTGCTGATGCGGTGCCGCCAGGTCGACAGTTCCGCGGGCGCGGCCGGGTACCTGCTGGAACTGGCCTTCGCGGACCGCCCCTCCGACCAGGGCCACCCCCGTAACGGCTCCGGCTCCCGTCAGGAGCAGGTCGCGACCCGGCCGTGGCCGCTGCCGGGCCTGGCCGGGACGGACCCGGCATGGAACACCGTCTCCCGTACGGTGTCCCGCTGCGCCCGCGAAGGAACGCCGCTCCTGCTCCACGGCGAGAGCGGAACAGGGAAATCCGCGCTGGTCGGGGCCACGCACGCGCTTACCGGGGCGGCCTCCGCGCCCGTGATCGTGGATGCCATGGACCCTCGGGCCACCGACGCCGAGACCGACCTGCCGGCCGCCCTGCGCGCGGCGCCGACAGGGCCGGGACGCGCCCTGGTCCTGCGGAACGTCGACGCCGTGACCCCCGAGCAGGGGCCCGCCGTCGCCCGGGCGCTGGAAGCGGCGGCGGCACAGGGCACATGGATCGTGGGCACGCTCCACGGCGCACCTGGCGTACCGGAGCCCTTGAGACGCTGTTTCGTCGAAGCGGCGACGGTACCCGCCCTGCGGCACCGTCTCGCGGACCTCCCGGCCCTGGTCGACTGTCTGCTGCGACGCATGGGCGCGGGCGTCGAGTGCGCACCGGAGGTGCTGCCTCTGCTGCGCCGGCACGACTGGCCGGGCAACATCCGCCAATTGAGTCTCGCCCTGTGCGAGGCCGCCGCGGGCCGCCGCACGTACCGGATCGAGCTCCGCGACCTGCCGCCGTCTCTGCACAGTCCGGGCAGCCGGTCCCTGAGCGCCTGGGAAGCGTCCGAGCGCGACACCCTGGTCCAGGCATTGCTGGAGGTGGACGGCAACAAACTACTGGCGGCGCAGCGGCTCGGCATCTCCCGTACGACGATCTACCGGAAGATGAGGGCTTACGGCATCACTCTTCCCGCGCGCCACTGA
- a CDS encoding acetoin reductase, translating to MTSADNATRTAIVTGAARGIGRGIAERLAEDGLDVAVADLPGMSEELSEVAAGIEKTGRRALAVHADVTSKEQTDALVEEVAGRFGRVDVYVANAGIARVTPLLDTGLDEFEQIMAVNLRGVFLSYQAAARQMIAQGGGGKIIGAASIVAYRPFALLGAYSASKWGVRGLTQAAAMEWARHGITVNAYCPGIVGTDMWDLIDERLAEAEGLEKGRAIKKYAEAIALGRVEEPADVASFVSYLASRDSDYMTGQSVMIDGGIQFS from the coding sequence ATGACTTCCGCCGATAACGCAACCCGTACCGCGATCGTCACCGGCGCAGCCCGTGGCATCGGCCGCGGCATCGCGGAGCGGCTGGCCGAGGACGGACTCGATGTGGCCGTCGCCGACCTCCCCGGTATGAGCGAGGAGCTGAGCGAGGTGGCGGCCGGAATCGAGAAGACGGGCCGCCGGGCCCTCGCCGTACACGCCGATGTGACCAGCAAGGAACAGACCGACGCGCTCGTCGAAGAGGTGGCGGGCCGCTTCGGCAGGGTCGACGTCTATGTGGCCAACGCCGGTATCGCCAGGGTCACCCCGCTGCTGGACACCGGGCTCGACGAGTTCGAGCAGATCATGGCCGTCAACCTGCGCGGTGTCTTCCTCTCCTACCAGGCCGCGGCGCGCCAGATGATCGCCCAGGGCGGCGGCGGAAAGATCATCGGCGCCGCTTCGATCGTCGCGTACCGCCCGTTCGCGCTGCTCGGTGCCTACTCGGCGTCGAAATGGGGCGTACGTGGTCTGACCCAGGCCGCGGCGATGGAGTGGGCGCGGCACGGCATCACCGTCAACGCGTACTGCCCGGGAATCGTCGGCACCGACATGTGGGACCTGATCGACGAGCGGCTGGCGGAGGCCGAGGGCCTTGAGAAGGGCCGGGCCATCAAGAAGTACGCGGAGGCGATCGCGCTCGGCCGGGTGGAGGAGCCCGCGGATGTCGCGTCCTTCGTCTCGTATCTGGCCTCGCGGGACTCGGACTACATGACCGGCCAGTCCGTCATGATCGACGGCGGAATCCAGTTCTCCTGA
- a CDS encoding amidohydrolase family protein, whose protein sequence is MYSKDGENYFIVDAHVALWDARPENQLNIHGKQFIDCFYDYHRNLSPESELWPYEEYLYYGGERLMKDLFTDGHVDHAIFQPARLGAFYRNGFGQTEEAFALASKHPDKLTYNHCWDPRFEQAGLDQLRRDAERFQLKGVKLYTAEWKGDSRGYKLDDPWSYRYLEAAQELGIKNIHIHKGPTIRPLDRDAFDVADVDKVATDFTELNFVVEHCGLPRLEDFCWIATQEPNVHAGLAVGMPFIHSRPRYFAQIIGELLYWLDEDRIQFSSDYALWTPRWLIERFVDFQIPEDMTEYAPITLAQKKKILGLNAAAMYGIEVPAGLGVAEPVVA, encoded by the coding sequence ATGTATTCCAAGGACGGCGAGAACTACTTCATCGTGGACGCGCACGTCGCGCTCTGGGACGCGCGCCCCGAGAACCAGCTCAACATTCACGGCAAGCAGTTCATCGACTGCTTCTACGACTACCACCGCAACCTGAGCCCGGAATCGGAACTGTGGCCGTACGAGGAGTACCTCTACTACGGCGGCGAGCGCCTGATGAAGGACCTGTTCACCGACGGTCATGTCGATCACGCCATCTTTCAGCCGGCCCGGCTCGGGGCGTTCTACCGCAACGGCTTCGGGCAGACGGAGGAGGCGTTCGCGCTCGCGTCGAAGCATCCGGACAAGCTGACGTACAACCACTGCTGGGACCCTCGGTTCGAGCAGGCCGGGCTGGACCAGCTGCGGCGTGACGCCGAGCGCTTCCAGCTCAAGGGCGTCAAGCTCTACACCGCCGAGTGGAAAGGCGACAGCCGCGGCTACAAGCTGGACGACCCCTGGTCGTACCGCTACCTGGAGGCCGCGCAGGAACTGGGCATCAAGAACATCCACATCCACAAGGGGCCGACGATCCGGCCGCTGGACCGGGACGCGTTCGATGTCGCGGACGTGGACAAGGTGGCGACCGACTTCACGGAGCTGAACTTCGTGGTCGAGCACTGTGGCCTGCCCCGCCTTGAGGACTTCTGCTGGATCGCCACTCAGGAGCCCAATGTGCACGCCGGTCTCGCCGTGGGGATGCCCTTCATCCACAGTCGGCCGCGGTACTTCGCGCAGATCATCGGCGAACTGCTGTACTGGCTGGACGAGGACCGCATCCAGTTCTCCAGCGACTACGCGCTGTGGACGCCGCGGTGGCTGATCGAGCGGTTCGTCGACTTCCAGATTCCCGAGGACATGACCGAGTACGCGCCAATCACCCTGGCGCAGAAGAAGAAGATCCTCGGGCTGAACGCGGCGGCCATGTACGGGATCGAGGTGCCTGCCGGGCTGGGCGTCGCCGAACCGGTGGTGGCCTGA
- a CDS encoding iron-sulfur cluster assembly protein gives MSAGSRERSARAALDTVFDPELDEPITDLGFVRSVTVSGSRVTVHLRLPTSFCSPNFAYLMASDAKDALTALPGAEEVVVLLDDHHDSELINHGLAADAGYRGTFGTEAEDGLEELRETFRRKAHTAAMERALTSVLRRRPDVEEERLHDVVLGDLPDEPGTRALLRRRAALGLGTAPADPVLVDEHGRRFPPGEIPLRLRFARAVRISIEGNAHFCRGLLRTRYPESVTDQTPRAWDSAPAASPAKEHIS, from the coding sequence ATGTCCGCCGGCTCACGGGAACGGTCCGCTCGCGCGGCGCTTGACACGGTCTTCGACCCGGAGTTGGACGAGCCGATCACCGACCTCGGCTTCGTCCGCTCCGTGACGGTCTCGGGCAGTCGGGTGACAGTCCACCTGCGCTTGCCCACGTCCTTCTGTTCCCCGAACTTCGCCTACCTCATGGCCTCGGACGCCAAGGATGCCCTGACGGCTCTCCCGGGCGCGGAGGAGGTCGTCGTGCTGCTCGACGACCACCACGACTCCGAGCTGATCAACCACGGCCTCGCGGCCGACGCCGGCTACCGGGGCACCTTCGGCACCGAGGCCGAGGACGGCCTGGAGGAGCTGCGGGAGACCTTCCGCCGCAAGGCACACACCGCGGCGATGGAGCGGGCGCTGACCTCTGTGCTGCGCCGGCGCCCCGATGTCGAAGAGGAGCGGTTGCACGACGTCGTACTCGGCGACCTGCCCGACGAGCCGGGGACCCGCGCCCTGCTGCGCCGCCGGGCCGCCCTCGGCCTGGGCACGGCGCCCGCCGACCCCGTCCTCGTGGACGAGCACGGACGCCGCTTCCCGCCGGGGGAGATCCCGTTGCGCCTGCGGTTCGCCCGCGCCGTGCGGATCTCGATCGAAGGGAACGCGCACTTCTGCCGAGGTCTGCTGCGCACCCGCTACCCCGAATCCGTGACCGACCAGACCCCCCGCGCGTGGGACTCCGCACCCGCCGCGTCCCCCGCGAAGGAGCACATCTCATGA
- a CDS encoding NAD(P)-dependent alcohol dehydrogenase: MKAVQVVGYHRSLDMTDIPAPEVTGPHDVIVRIGGAGVCRTDLHILEGQWAQKSGVALPYTIGHENAGWVHAVGSAVTNVAEGDKVIVHPLITCGLCPACRRGDDVHCAQSLFPGIDTAGGYAEYLKTSARSVVPLDDSLEPSDVAALADAGLTAYHAAAKAARRLRPGDTCVVIGAGGLGHIGVQVLKALTAAEIVVVDRNPEAVKLAESIGADRGVVADGGHVDQVLELTGGHGAETVVDFVGEGGATGDGVRMLRRAGDYHVVGYGENIDIPTIDIISAEINFIGNLVGSYTDLCELMVLAAQGRVRLHTTKYPLDRFQDALDDLGSGRIRGRAILTP; the protein is encoded by the coding sequence ATGAAGGCAGTCCAGGTGGTGGGCTACCACCGGAGCCTCGACATGACCGACATCCCTGCCCCCGAGGTCACCGGCCCGCACGACGTGATCGTCAGGATCGGCGGAGCGGGGGTGTGCCGTACCGACCTCCACATCCTGGAGGGCCAGTGGGCGCAGAAGTCGGGAGTGGCGCTGCCGTACACCATCGGGCACGAGAACGCCGGATGGGTCCACGCGGTCGGCAGTGCCGTCACCAATGTCGCCGAGGGCGACAAGGTCATCGTCCACCCGCTGATCACCTGCGGCCTGTGCCCGGCCTGCCGCCGGGGCGACGACGTCCACTGCGCGCAGAGCCTCTTCCCCGGCATCGACACCGCCGGCGGCTACGCCGAGTACCTGAAGACCTCCGCCCGCAGCGTCGTCCCCCTCGACGACTCCCTCGAACCGTCCGACGTCGCCGCCCTCGCCGACGCCGGCCTGACCGCCTACCACGCCGCGGCCAAGGCGGCCCGGAGGCTACGACCGGGCGACACCTGCGTCGTCATCGGCGCGGGCGGACTGGGCCACATCGGCGTCCAGGTGCTCAAGGCCCTCACGGCCGCCGAGATCGTCGTCGTCGACCGCAACCCCGAAGCGGTGAAACTGGCCGAGTCCATCGGTGCCGACCGCGGTGTCGTCGCCGACGGTGGCCACGTCGACCAGGTGCTGGAACTCACCGGCGGTCATGGTGCCGAGACAGTGGTCGACTTCGTCGGCGAGGGAGGCGCGACCGGGGACGGTGTACGCATGCTCCGCCGAGCGGGCGACTACCACGTCGTCGGGTACGGCGAGAACATCGACATACCGACCATCGACATCATCTCCGCCGAGATCAACTTCATCGGCAACCTCGTCGGCTCCTACACCGACCTGTGCGAACTGATGGTGCTCGCCGCGCAGGGCCGCGTGCGCCTGCACACCACCAAGTATCCCCTCGACCGCTTCCAGGACGCCCTGGACGATCTCGGGAGCGGCCGGATCCGGGGCCGGGCGATCCTCACCCCGTGA
- a CDS encoding glycerol dehydrogenase, which produces MTRALRTVISPGRYVQGKGAIQRLGEYLKPIGSTPLIVTDDLVWGLVGHDITTSLRDAGLPLVREKFNGVPSAHEVDRLADVIKATGSDVAVAVGGGSAIDAVKAAGHVAGIRWANCPTVASTDAPCSALSVIYTENGEFEEYRFFPRNPDLVLVDSQVVANAPVSLLVAGVGDALATWLEARATARSNSQTMAGGLPTLTGTALAQLSWDVLWGNALPAIEAVKDRQVTPAVEKVIEANTLLSGLGFESGGLAAAHAIHNGLTAVPQTHGLAHGQKVNLGSLTQLVLEGAPTSDIREFVEFTTRVGLPTTLTEVGLSVDDDTELRTVAEAATAEGETIHSMPFEVHSEDVVSALKSIERFASRVREDASLPAPVRHEAH; this is translated from the coding sequence ATGACGCGCGCACTCCGTACTGTCATCAGCCCCGGCCGGTATGTCCAGGGCAAGGGGGCGATACAACGGCTCGGCGAGTATCTGAAGCCCATCGGCTCGACCCCGCTGATCGTCACCGACGACCTGGTGTGGGGCCTGGTGGGCCACGACATCACCACTTCGCTGAGGGACGCGGGGCTTCCCCTCGTACGCGAGAAGTTCAACGGGGTCCCCAGTGCGCACGAGGTCGACAGACTGGCCGACGTCATCAAGGCGACCGGTTCCGATGTGGCGGTCGCGGTGGGCGGCGGCAGCGCCATCGACGCGGTGAAGGCGGCCGGCCATGTCGCCGGGATCCGCTGGGCCAACTGCCCGACCGTCGCCTCCACCGACGCGCCGTGCAGCGCGCTGTCCGTGATCTACACGGAGAACGGTGAGTTCGAGGAGTACCGCTTCTTCCCGCGCAACCCCGACCTCGTACTGGTCGACTCCCAGGTGGTCGCCAACGCGCCGGTCTCGCTGCTGGTGGCAGGGGTGGGCGACGCCCTCGCCACCTGGCTGGAGGCGCGGGCCACAGCGCGGTCCAACTCGCAGACGATGGCCGGCGGCCTGCCCACCCTCACCGGCACCGCGCTCGCCCAGCTCAGCTGGGACGTGCTGTGGGGAAACGCGCTGCCCGCGATCGAGGCGGTCAAGGACCGGCAGGTCACGCCCGCCGTGGAGAAGGTCATCGAGGCCAACACCCTGCTGTCCGGCCTGGGCTTCGAGTCCGGTGGCCTGGCCGCCGCACACGCCATCCACAACGGCCTCACCGCGGTCCCGCAGACCCACGGCCTGGCACACGGGCAGAAGGTCAACCTCGGGTCGCTCACCCAGCTCGTCCTGGAAGGGGCGCCGACCAGCGACATCCGCGAGTTCGTGGAGTTCACCACCCGGGTGGGTCTGCCCACCACCCTCACCGAGGTCGGGCTGAGCGTGGACGACGACACGGAGCTGCGGACGGTCGCCGAGGCGGCGACCGCGGAGGGCGAGACGATCCACTCCATGCCCTTCGAGGTCCACAGCGAGGACGTGGTCAGCGCGCTCAAGTCCATCGAACGCTTCGCCTCCCGGGTCCGCGAGGACGCGAGCCTGCCGGCACCGGTGCGCCATGAAGCGCACTGA
- a CDS encoding MIP/aquaporin family protein, producing the protein MTGTGEIFLSELMGTAMLLLLGCGVVANVVLAKAKGFDGGFLMINFGWGLAVFAGVYVAYKSGAHLNPAVTVGLLASGQSLGGVLHVLAYLAGQFLGAFLGAVLAWAAYRDHFDDPESDPGAKLAVFSTGPAIPRRLSNFVTEFIATVVLVFVVVAFGKTPSGLGPLAVALLVVGIGASLGGPTGYAINPARDLSPRIAHALLPIKNKGGSNWSYAWIPVVAPLAGGAVAGLLALVVGFV; encoded by the coding sequence ATGACCGGTACGGGGGAAATCTTCCTCAGCGAACTCATGGGCACGGCCATGCTGTTGCTCCTGGGCTGCGGTGTCGTCGCCAACGTTGTCCTTGCCAAGGCCAAGGGCTTCGACGGCGGCTTCCTGATGATCAACTTCGGCTGGGGCCTCGCGGTGTTCGCCGGCGTGTACGTGGCGTACAAGTCCGGAGCGCATCTCAACCCCGCGGTCACCGTCGGGCTGCTGGCCTCCGGTCAGAGCCTGGGCGGGGTGCTTCACGTACTCGCCTATCTGGCGGGGCAGTTCCTCGGCGCGTTCCTTGGCGCGGTGCTCGCCTGGGCCGCGTACCGCGACCACTTCGACGACCCGGAGTCCGACCCCGGCGCCAAGCTCGCGGTCTTCTCGACCGGGCCGGCCATTCCGCGCCGGCTGTCGAACTTCGTGACCGAGTTCATCGCGACCGTCGTGCTGGTCTTCGTCGTCGTGGCCTTCGGCAAGACACCCTCGGGGCTCGGGCCGCTCGCGGTGGCCCTGCTGGTCGTCGGAATCGGCGCGTCCCTGGGCGGCCCCACCGGGTACGCCATCAACCCGGCCCGCGACCTGTCCCCGCGCATCGCACACGCCCTGCTGCCCATCAAGAACAAGGGCGGGAGCAACTGGAGTTACGCGTGGATACCGGTGGTCGCCCCGCTGGCGGGCGGCGCGGTGGCCGGCCTGCTCGCCCTTGTGGTGGGCTTCGTGTAG
- a CDS encoding Nif3-like dinuclear metal center hexameric protein translates to MPRLSEVLAQLDALWPPERAEQWDAVGTVCGDPDAPVTRVLIAVDPVKSVVDEALELGADLILTHHPLYLRGTTTVAAGTFKGRVVHTLIKHDIALHVAHTNADSADPGVSDALAGALGLRVVGPLVPDPTDPAGRRGLGRICELDRPATLRDFATRAAHRLPATAQGIRVAGDPDALVSTAAVSGGSGDSLFDHVRAAGVDVFLTADLRHHPVSEATQRSPLGLVDAAHWATEWPWCELAATQLDEISDRHDWDLRVHVSKTVTDPWSSHHSSGAPN, encoded by the coding sequence GTGCCCCGCCTGTCCGAAGTCCTCGCCCAGCTCGACGCCCTCTGGCCGCCCGAGCGGGCCGAACAGTGGGACGCCGTCGGCACCGTCTGCGGCGATCCCGACGCCCCCGTGACCCGGGTCCTGATCGCCGTCGACCCCGTCAAGTCCGTCGTGGACGAGGCCCTGGAACTCGGCGCCGACCTGATCCTCACCCACCACCCGCTCTATCTGCGCGGGACGACGACCGTCGCCGCGGGCACCTTCAAGGGCCGCGTCGTGCACACGCTCATCAAGCACGACATCGCGCTGCACGTCGCGCACACCAACGCCGACAGCGCCGATCCGGGAGTCTCCGACGCCCTCGCCGGCGCGCTCGGCCTGCGCGTCGTGGGCCCCCTCGTACCCGACCCGACCGACCCCGCGGGCCGCCGCGGGCTCGGCCGGATCTGCGAACTCGACCGCCCCGCCACCCTCCGCGACTTCGCCACGCGTGCCGCGCACCGGCTGCCCGCCACCGCGCAGGGCATCCGCGTGGCCGGCGATCCCGACGCCCTCGTCAGCACCGCCGCCGTCAGCGGCGGATCGGGCGACAGCCTCTTCGACCACGTACGGGCTGCGGGAGTGGACGTCTTCCTCACCGCCGACCTGCGCCACCACCCGGTCTCCGAGGCCACGCAGCGCTCACCGCTGGGGCTGGTCGACGCCGCGCACTGGGCCACCGAGTGGCCCTGGTGCGAGCTGGCGGCCACCCAGCTCGACGAGATCTCCGACCGTCACGACTGGGACCTGCGGGTCCATGTCTCGAAGACGGTCACCGACCCCTGGTCCTCCCACCATTCCTCAGGAGCCCCCAACTGA